A genomic window from Euleptes europaea isolate rEulEur1 chromosome 9, rEulEur1.hap1, whole genome shotgun sequence includes:
- the LOC130482372 gene encoding uncharacterized protein F54H12.2-like, which translates to MAFIHSGSEECTKSELDLFQIAPTQTSIERCLYIEVPPLAALSETAPLDFFIAGNGEDYMDLNNTLLYLCCKIVKEDGTNLDRDARVSLVNYPIASIFSQLDVTLGDRLISQSSNCYPYRAFIESVLNYSNDTLATQFSAGLFYKDTPGGHESTDVPGNNEGFIKRATFTAESRKIDLLGRLHSDLFFQEKLLLNGVDVKIKLTRSKDAFCLMTDGPNRGCKVQIVAASLFVKKVRVAPGVRLGHAEALFTANAKYPVDRVGMKVFSIPAGSRVSNQENLFLGQLPKLLVIGLVDNDAFSGAHNKNPFNFKHYDINFVALYMDGEQVPAKPLQPDFASGNCVREYMHLVQAAGKHMKDRSLLVNREEFAQGYTLLAFDLSPDQECADHYSLIKTGNLRAEVRFARALPHTVNMIVYGVFDNVIEINHRRNVLFDYM; encoded by the coding sequence ATGGCTTTTATTCACAGCGGCTCAGAAGAATGCACGAAATCCGAACTAGACCTGTTCCAAATAGCCCCTACTCAAACTAGCATTGAGAGATGCCTATATATCGAAGTCCCACCCCTGGCGGCCTTATCAGAAACAGCACCGCTGGACTTTTTCATCGCTGGAAATGGTGAAGATTACATGGATTTAAATAACACCCTACTTTATCTGTGCTGCAAAATTGTGAAAGAAGATGGGACAAACTTGGACAGAGATGCACGGGTAAGTCTGGTGAACTACCCAATAGCGTCCATCTTTAGTCAGCTGGATGTGACACTGGGAGACCGCCTCATCAGTCAGAGTAGCAACTGCTATCCTTACAGGGCATTTATAGAATCGGTCCTCAATTATAGCAATGACACGCTAGCCACACAGTTCTCTGCAGGCCTGTTTTACAAAGACACGCCTGGAGGACATGAGTCAACAGACGTGCCTGGAAATAATGAAGGGTTTATTAAAAGAGCCACCTTCACAGCCGAAAGCCGAAAAATAGATTTGCTGGGACGCCTTCACAGCGACCTATTTTTTCAAGAAAAGCTGCTGCTAAATGGAGTTGATGTTAAGATTAAACTGACACGTAGCAAAGATGCCTTTTGCCTCATGACAGATGGTCCGAACAGGGGTTGCAAAGTACAAATCGTGGCAGCCTCCCTTTTTGTAAAGAAAGTAAGAGTAGCCCCTGGTGTCCGTTTAGGCCACGCAGAGGCGCTCTTTACAGCTAATGCCAAATACCCTGTGGATCGCGTTGGCATGAAGGTGTTTAGCATCCCTGCTGGAAGCCGTGTCAGCAACCAGGAGAATTTGTTTTTGGGACAATTGCCCAAGCTGTTAGTTATTGGACTGGTGGATAACGATGCCTTCAGCGGGGCCCATAATAAAAATCCATTTAACTTTAAACACTACGACATCAATTTTGTGGCTCTCTACATGGATGGCGAACAGGTACCTGCTAAGCCTCTGCAACCGGACTTTGCATCGGGAAACTGCGTGAGGGAATACATGCATCTCGTTCAGGCAGCTGGTAAACATATGAAAGACAGATCTTTGTTAGTTAACCGTGAGGAGTTTGCCCAGGGCTACACGCTGCTTGCTTTTGACCTTTCACCAGATCAGGAATGTGCAGACCACTATTCCTTGATTAAAACAGGGAACCTGCGGGCTGAAGTACGCTTTGCTAGAGCATTGCCGCACACCGTCAACATGATTGTCTATGGTGTTTTTGACAACGTTATAGAGATAAACCATAGGCGAAATGTTTTATTTGACTATATGTAA